TTTAAGCTATTAACCCGTCGTTGAGTCACATGTGTTAAGGTCTCAATGAGCTTCTTCTCACAGGCTTCGTACTCTTCCATTGTTGTAAACCTGCTTGGATCTGGTTCGTACTTCCTAATATATTTGCATGCAACACAAGTAGTCACTGTAACTTTTAGATAAATCTTCATGTATTATATCAAACCTTTTTTTACTAATAAAAGCAAAAATAAGGACCTTAGTTCTTCCTCTGCCATATGCAGTTGTTGTTGTAGTCTATAAACTTCTTGCTCAAGCTCCTTAAAACATAGGATTGGAAAATACAAAAGTTAGATCGATGATTTATTggaaatgaaaattatatagtaAATATAGTTTCACTACGTTTAAGAAAATAGATTAAAAGAATCACCTGGACGTCCGAGTTGATAGCTGAAGGGCTGTTCAAAATATCCGATaggaaaaaggaagaaaaataaacaaatcaaCTTCCACATTCTTGGAAATAATGTATCAGatcaaatatatgtattatactattatattatagcAAAAGGAAAGAGGAAGAAGTTGAAACTTGGTGAGTTGAAGAGCAATGTCATTCTCGGTCTTGAGTTGCTGCAAAGTCCGCAGTAGATACTGCCACATGACATGGATTTTATAAGATTAGTAAAGCAAAAGTATATCATTGCATTCATTATAAAAGATAATGTTTCCTACATTGGACTGGAGCTACATACATTTTAAGTTTCATCCCcataattataaaatgaaatagtTGACTCAAGAAACTATATTTTCTTCACTCTCTTATTTGAAAAAGtacattttcacacatattatgATTAGTTCAGTTACCTCTTTGCTTTGGAAATCTCTGCAAATAAAAACGTGGAAAACATGAAAGTTCCATTTAGATTATAAttatcaacatttttttttaaacactatcaacattttattaaatgaaaaaataagagGAACAACAGGAGTAAGTTACTACGCACGGGCGACGGCTCTGATCGGTAAATGTTAGAGCACTGAAATAAAATCAaaggaaaaataataaacaacaaATTAAATAGGACACTGATTAAACACACCAAAATATATAGGAAACAATCAAAGGAGATTGATCAGCTTACTTCTCTCGTTCTTGGTCAGGAAGATTGATAAATCTTGTGAAAACATCTTCAACCCTAACCAACGTTTAACGAATTTATACGGATCAAATGAATGTTTTCATATAATTTGTTGATAGAAGTGACCAAACTAAATTTACACAATTacggccctgttcgtttgtacatctggaagatGTATCCAGATGGTTcatctagatgtcttatccagatgctccatctaggtgttgttcgtttcttcatttcgtccatGCATGTAGATGAATCATttgaatgcaactatgttcgtttgtttttcattttttaacatCCATCTACATCCAGAaggacttgttaataaaatgattaaaatataactttttacgtttcggcggaaaaatagcatttttacggttttggcggaaaatatttttgcggtttttgaggaaaaatgtgtttttggcgAAAATGtgcatttttgttgttttggcggaaaaatacgtttttatgggtttggcggaaaaatacgttttccGGTTTGGACAGGAAAAGTgtattttacggttttggcgggaaaagtgtttttgacgggaaaagtatttttcacgattttggcaggaaaagtattttcgcgattttggcgggaaaagcatttttgcggtttcgacgagaaaatacatttttccggttttaggtgggaaaatacatttttccgattttggcgggaaaatgcgtttttccgattttggcgggaaaatgagttttttccggttttagcgggaaaatgcgtttttccggttttggcgggaaaatgcgtttttccggttttagcgggaaaattccgttttccggttttggcgggaaaattccgtttccggttttggcgggaaaattctgttttccggttttggcgggaaaatgcgtttttccagttttggcgggaaaatgcgttttccggttttggcgggaaaatgcgtttttccggttttggcgggaaaatgcatttttctggttttggcgggaaaatgcgttttccggtttttggcgggaaaatgcatttttccggttttgacaGTAAAATTgggttttccggttttggcgagaaaatgcattttccggttttggcgggaaaattgcgttttcccattttggcgagaaaattgcatttttccggttttggcgagaaaatgctttttccggttttggccggaaaatgcgtttttgagtttggcgggaaaatgtgttttttgggttttggcgggaaaatgcgtttttttttgttttgacgggaaaatgcgattttttggttttggtcgaaaagtgcggttttactggtttggccgaaaaatgtgtttttatggaaatgtgtgttttacatttttttgcggaaaaacgcatcttgcggTTTAGGCGGGAAagtgtgtttttcagtttttgcgaaaaaatgcattttttggttatatcaGAAAATGTATATGcagaaaaaatagaatttagggtttgaaaataatattttgattttaaaaggtcatttttgtcatttatcattttagaCTGAACTAGATAcatctgcatccagatgcaccatcaagactcaccttcatttgagtgagaatttgagatgagtttttaaaaattcagctgggtgatccatctggatgtagcattataatgcacaaaacgaaCATCGATTTGTATCTTCACCTAGATGATCCATctgggtgagcaaacgaacagggcctacCTTGTTTTGCCGGAAAAGAGGCTAAGACGATCAGAAGGAGAAAACATGAGGAGAGCAATATCAATGTCGCAAAGAATAGACAATTCATAAGCTTTCTTTATCAAACCATTTCGTCGTTTAGAGAACGTAACTTGGCGATTCGTGTTGTTCTCTATTCGCTTTATCTCTAGTTTCACCCGACCCATGTCTCTCTATTCCGATCAATGCACAACAACAAAATTCAAACGGTTCTTTTATGTGTGTGGGGGAATGCGAAAATATGATCATTGGAAGAAAACTCGTGTATATGTATTGAAAATGTATGGacgagagaaaagagagaagcaTGAAAGAAGGAGAGGTTAGGTATAAGAAAGAGATTTATTTAGAAATGTATGGGAGATATTGAAGGGCCTTGTTCTTTGAACGATTTAAgaacacttttatattttaccaTGGAAAAGTATAAAtcgaaatatatatttaataaccaAAGGTGCATTGGTTTACTAGTTTAGTCCAATGAATTAGTTCTATTGTGACCCTAATTTGAGTTTCAATGGGAATGATGCTTTTGTCATAAGGTATTAGTAACGGCTGGTTTCAGACTTAGACAAGATTAAGGTCCTGACTGGTTTAAATGCAGCGGATGCGgaagtttgcggatgcggaagtttgcggatgcgggtggttgcggtttcaagCGTTATTAAGCGTTTTGTATGACTGGTACAACGTTTGAAAATtgttgcgtttgcgggatatttgtgactggttgattataagatattgcaccggtttaataataaattacctatattaacatattataacattataaaaatataaaaaacatactattgtaataaaatataataattatcaatataatatgattaataaaaatattatgtttatttataaaaaaattaaattagttgaaagttataattttaataaaatttgttttgaagatttatattaaaactttttaaaaaatattttatttcgtttaatatatgtgtatatctttaatatgtgtgtgtataaatgtttaaaaattctaataaatagatagtttaaagtttttataaaaacattaatgataatgtttgtgaattttaattaatatataaaatatgtatatatttttatttataatatttctattttaaaatatttttgaaaataattttatatttatttttctacccgcaaccgcaaacgctagctggaaccatcttttgattttaagaggttcggagcgatttggagcgatttgtagcggtttgaatgattgtttcgaaacacTGTCAActgctaccaaccgcaaaagctgcgtttgcgagTCGTAGCGGAAAAACCAGTCAAGCTCTAAGGCTGTAACTAGAAACTTAATCGAGGAATGTATGAAATAAATGGAATAAAATGAAATGGAATAGTGATAATTTCAGAAATTAAAGGAAtgatatatgtatttgtgttttcaattatattcaaattattttattccATCCATTCTTTTCATTCCTCTTCTTTTTATCATGAATGATTTTTAAcgtgattctttttttttctcattcatCTCATCGGAATATGtggaatcattttttttttgttttttccatttaactagtaatttttttttttttgaaatgccTATGAATGACTAATTCCACATGATTTCATTCATGAAAAAAACATTCTAGTTACAGCCTAAGGTCTCATccaaactcttttctttttttaaaaatgtattaattGGTCCAACTCTAGTATGCAAAACCATGCACAAAATCCGTCCTCGTTTCTTCACCACGGCATACAACATAAGATCATCTGTAACAATGATCTTTAGCacaaattctttaaaaaaaaattattataaaattatgtggGCCCCACTTCATCTATGTTTTTGTGTCAACAAAAGCTATTAAACTCCCTAACTAAAGATTCGATTTGCTGAGCCTTTTAACTATTCGCGAGTCCCACTGACACTTGGCGGTCTGCtattgattagttttttttaaaaaaaaaaaccaaaaaataataaaataatcataactactaatatttttaagaatctGTGCCTTGAGTATCACCATTGCTGATGCCCTAGCAATTTTCTTATGTTTCGTAATTTGTTGGCTTGGTGATAAGTGCTCATCCTCCAATCACATTACGCTTTAGTGAATCGTGGGTGTACTGGTATTCATATGTGATTACCAGTAGATGACAACATATAAACCGGTTTTAGAAACCAAAGAAGATTATTAATTTTCGGACAATATATCATTTATTCTGTCAATAATTAGAGAAACACAATAGTACATATTCAACTATAAGCTTCTCGTCGTAAAGGCTACCCTCCCATGCATACAGAGACCTCGACTACATATCTATATGCAAAAGTCCATTATTTGGTTTTTATTCAATGGCTATGACCTTAAACGCTATCTCAATACATTTTTGCCCATATATCAACACATATCGTGCGACGTAGTTCTTGCTCTTACGTAAAAATCTACGGCTTCTCCTACtgtcataaatatattttcttttttcactTTCTCCTCCAGTTTCGCTAGCTTCAGTTTGTGAAGTACTCTCCATCTTGGACTAGCGATCACTAACTGCACCCCAAAAATAAGACCCGTATATAGTGAAAAATAGCATTTACGCATATATATGCTATGATTTCTTTATGGATAAATTATCATAATGTACGTGGGTGTCATTAGAAGCCAACTCTTGATGTAATTCTTCAAGTGCGACTACTCCTGATGTATCTAGGCCCATCACGCCTTCACCAATTATTTTAAGAAACACGTAAATAAATCAGAAAATTGGATATTTTGTTAACTACATTTAACTTTCACTaattacaatatataaaattctctCTAGTATTAATTATTGGTATCATAGAAATGTAGATACTTACAAGACATGTCGAGAATTACTACTTGAAGAACTTTTGCCCTTTTAATTTCttgttcatcatcttcctcttcttctacCTTTTGAATTGAATTCAATATTCTGTatgttaaaaaggaaaataaaatatatatcatcaaACCATAGAGTTTCGTAAGAGAAATAAATTAGAGCTTaataaaaaatgagaaaagaaGTTGATAAGTGAAATAGAAATTAACCGGTCTCTAATAAAATTAGCATTTGCAAAGCATAACAATGGAGAGCTGATTCGAAGAGTCAATAGTCCTTGGGTCTTAGTAGCCATCGGATACTGATTTATGTCACCGAAGATATCGGTTTTTGACAATCTGCCTAAAGCCTCAACTGTTGGTCGTATCGAACTCAAAATTATTCTCGTAAACGATATCCCCACCTACATATATCCAAATAggcatataaaaatatatgtttgtacCAATCAAGTAGATATATTAGAATTGGACCGCAAAAACAACTGATTAAGTGGAGTAGTAAAAGTGTAGGGTTAGGCCTTGGGTTAGGCATAAGCATGCATAGAAAGACTTTATCCTTACAATAGATGCATGATTTTGCAAAGGACTCAATCAGGGCCGGCCCTGAAATTTATGGGGCTGTAGgcggtttttaaaaaattccagctaaaatttttttttggtaaatttgggggcctaaaataaaaaattttgggacttttttctatgtaattttttccaaaatttttggaGACCTAAAACCAATGTTTCGTTAGGTTTTGCCCAGAACCGGCCCTGGACTCAATTATGAGATTTGCAATTGTCGAAGGTATTTTGTCCTGTTCATCTACAACTTGACTTCATATTTGGAATTATATGTACTAAATATTACCATTTGGACGAAACGTTATATAACATTATTGATGTTTGTCATTCAGGGTCTATGCACAGCAAATTTGGTCGGCCTAGTAGCTTCATTTCTAACTAATTTAATTGGTTATACGTTTTATATGAGATGTTGACGGTTTTGTTCCTATAGCTTAGTTCACATGATTGGACATAGATCAGCTTATAGTTGACTCGACCACAATCAATCAATCTGCATAAcaactttttaatttatagatgcGTGTAGTTTAAATCATAGACATACTTATTTGGCCAAATCCCTTAAATagcacaaaacaaaaaaaaattatgacaaaaaataacACGCAAAAGAGAGGAAAGCCCCAAAATACTataattaaagagtaaaatgactaaattatttcaaattttaaatctttaCTCTAACTCTATCCCCTGaataataaaccctaaatcataatctctaaattcaaattcaaacataaaatatcatttttaacttttaattaatgttaatttaaatttgtaatttttataagaaaaaagtttTACTGCTATCTTTTAGTATTTCTATTTAGTTTACCgtctaagattttttttttgttttctaccGTCCAAGATTTTGGCGggtaaaaagtaaaagaaaaatcaaaaatagcTAAAGAGAAAGACTCACGGCGAGGAGAAGACCGATCTCTACGGAGGCAAACAGGACACCTAAGAAGGCGGCCACAAGGACGAGAAAATCAAGCTTATCAAGCTTCCAAATGTGCAAAGCGCCAGAAATATCGATAAGGCCAGGAAGCGCCGAGAGAATGATGGAGGCCAGTATTGCGGTCGGTGTAAAATAGAGAAACCTTGTCAAAACTTCAAGCGAAACCATCACTGTTATCGCCATTACAATGTTTGATACCACCGTCTCGCAGCCAGCACTAAAATTCACCGCCGTTCTTGAAAATGATCCTATTAGAAAGTCCACATGGGAAGTGGAAGATAAATAGATGAACCAATATGCTTAATATGAGTTACAATTCTTGATTCGACAGTTTTAAAATATCACATCGGTCAATTCCggttttggtttgaattaataaaccggggttaatttaaaaaagaacATTTTACCGGTAGCTACATAGCAAGAAGTTAAAGAGCCAGCGATGTTGCTAAACCCCATTGCCATCATCTCTTTGTTACCATCTAGACGATATCCTTTGATCGTTGCAAAAGATCTCCCTACTGCAATCGCCTCCTGTATTATTACatttaatttaatcaattagTTAAATTAGGTGATTAGTCTGAACCATGTGTCAGAGAGAAGAGATGGGAATATTACTAACCGTGAGAGCGATGATTGCACAAATGATACCAATTTTGGCGACTTGACCGAGATGTGGACCGTTAAATTCCAATTGGTTAACCGAAGGTCGGTTAAACCCTGGTTTAATGGTTTTAACAATCTTAACCCCTCGTGTGTCAGCATTGGTTAAATACACGATTAGGGTTGCTAATATCACTGATATTAGCGGTGCCATCGCTGGAATCCAGAAcaactttttgtttctttttccctgaattaatttataaaaaaaatcaataaaaataaattaaatataactattGTCATATGTTGATATTAATGTagtaaattttgttttacttaCAAGAAATCTCGCTAGGAGGATGAAGATAAGGAATGAACTACCAATGACAAAGTTCAAAGGTTGCCACTGCAAAAGTAATTAATAGTTGAAATagattctatatttgtgactTTTAATTTAGCCCAACTACCGGTACGTACCGGATGATGAAGTGAGTGGAAAACCGAAGATAAAACCGAAATCACATCGGTTTTGTTGGTAAAGTGAGACAAACCAAATAAACCTTTCAGTTGTTGTAAACCAATGACAATGGCAGCACCAGCCATGAACCCAACAAGAGCAGCATGTGACAGAAAATCCACCAAAAACCCTAACCTGATACACATTTAgaataacatttattttgatCAGTTGACTACACTTTTGTCTTCGCGGGTCCACATACAATTAGAATAACTGTAGCACCGtataaattatatgattttataatgagTATCTATGAAATATTTGCCTGAAGAGTCCAAAGATGGCTTGAAACGCGCCAGCAAAAAATGTGGCCGTGAAGACAATTTTTCGGTAAGCAATTGGGTCGGTGACAGGATCTTGAAGGTCACGGACCATGGACGAAAGCAGAAGCGAAACTACAGCCACAGGACCAATGGCTAACTCTCTCGAACTTCCCATCATGGAATATATTAGAGGTGGTACCACACTTGTATctggtatatatatttttaaatcgaatttaattatgcaaatttttttaaaagaaactatGCAAGTTTGAGTTGAAAATTTGGACTTACATAGACCGTACTCTGGATCAAGTCCAGCCAAGTTAGCATATCCTATACTCTGCAcataaaattgaaaatgtatGGAAGAAATCATCACTGAGGATATTGACAATAGAATTTGCGAGTTAAATTACCTGAGGAATGCAAAGACTAGCGAGAGTAAGACCAGCCATCAAATCTTTCTTGAACATGTTGAGTTTGTATTGTCTTCCCCATATAAGTATAGGGAAAACCGATTTAAGATAAGAGTAAACCTGGTTTGAtggtttcttcttcatcttgttCCTCTTCTTGGACAACACATTTGTTCTTATGTACCCAACAAACTCTTGCCACATGGTTGGTGGCTCCGGCATATTTATCAGCCACTGGGACAACGGCTCTTCTGCGGGGGCGGCTTCCGCCTGGTGGCTCTGCATCTCTATGCTCATTTTGGTTATCGTTGTGGGTCTCTGAAGTGTGTGATAGAGAACTAACTTTGTTTTCCATATATATAggcatatatataaacaaatttattcaaacatatagtatatacatataatcCATATTAAACTCAATTTCCAACGTATGTCCTATTTCTGAAATATGCCGCACCTGCATTCTTTAATAATTGTAACTTTATAGTAAACTAAATAAAACACCCATTTTAAATTATACTTAATAAAATACCACAAATCAAAATTTGTAGAATATCAAATTCGTAATATTCATTAGTGAAACTATATGTAGTGCTGGGATGATTTTTAAGCAACTAAATCGATCGACACATAGGTTCATTTGTCGGCACCACGGCGGAGCAAGTAGATGAAATGTTTGATTTCAAAACACTAAAAAGGGATGAGCCGCAGTGGCTCCATCCCTAGAATAATGCTTCTGAAAACTGAATTTGTGAGTTTACTTCCATGCAATTCTTTTATAAGTAAACCACATTTGGCCATCCAAAGTGGACAATGCGTCTAACACATTTGAATGAACTACTTCAACAGCGCAAACCGCGAATGAGTTCCAGCCAAAATGAGTTAGATGTATGGTATAGCATTAACGTTATTTATCTTCCTATCAGTTACCAAAATCCGTCcgaataatatttgttttattcagCGTTATGGATAGAGACCTGTGAGTAACACATCTGCTTTTATCcgattatatatttcttttatagcatataaaaattaacataccAACAAGAAGGCATGTTACAAATACATGGTAAATTTGTCGGAATATATCACGGTCGTGCATAGTTTAGAGAATATTAATCATGTGAAAGATAAGTACCACCTTCTTGTGACCATTTTTGACATCGTAAtcacaaatcaaacaaaaaatcaagattttgtatatttttattctaatgtgtaaaatttattaaataaaagatTGGTATTACATCAAATCGACTTgcttaaaaaatagaaaatgcaTGACTAATATATGACACTGGATTTAAATTCAATACTATCAATATTATTAACTGAAGTTGATTGACTACCGGCTAATTCACGCtggttcataattttttaagaaCCTCTGGTTCAGATGTGACAAGGGTAAGAGTGTGTGGCTTAGACCCAGTGGCGGAGCCAGGATCAATTTACACTGggatcaaaatttattattaaatagggtcaaaataatttttctttaacaaaaacaaaaaaaaaattataaaatagtggggtcagctgaccccactCCCCATACACTCCCTCCGCCCCTGCTTAGACCACTAGACTAATGACAAAATAATCCAACGGTAGTAAAACTCGTATAAAAAGACACATCAAGGACACAACATGAATTAccataattattttcttaagaaTATATGATCAACGTTTGACGTATGAACGCAACATAGATACAATCATTCTGTTATAACATACCAAAACGTTAGAGGGTCAGATAAttgcatatatattgaaattaaTTACCAGAATATACTTGTGGAAGAAAAGTTATTAGTATATACTTTATAACAATATTTCCGAAATTAACATCCAAATTATTAATTGACATCTACATTTAACATGTATACtcatgatagtttttttttggtaaaatactCGTGATAGTTAACATACGAATTCTGATCCAAAACGAATATTTTAAGTGGAGGTGTACGAGTtgccaaataaaacaaaaatgttcTGATGGAGAAAGAAGGCACTATACCATAGTTGATCTTGAGggggggaaaaaaaaaagaaaatgaacaagaaaatgcaaatgaaattttgatataattattTTCGGGTCTCTTTTCCTTAGCTTTATATGCAAGAATATGGAACTCAACGGAGGAGAGTAGTCTTTGGGTATGTTCAGTCCACATTCTCttttattttggaatttttCGTTACTATAATCAAATCCAATAGAATATGTTTCGAATTTTTGGTTACTGTAATAAAAACAACAATGGAATATATTCACCAGACGATCATGATCGAAGCATGGGTCTTATATGTTTCTCTATGTATCCACTATGTGCCACTCATATTCTCACTTTTCCACTCTTTTCATCCACAGGAATCCCCCACGCTAGCTATTATAAGGTCATATTCATAGACTCGTACGTGGGGTTCCCTGGTCCAACGAATCTCAACAATGCCAACTCTTGTTATGTGAAAATTAGCTGATCAATAAAGTAACTCGcgaaaaatatagttttatgtttaaacGATGGcgccagtttttttttttacaacggATGCATCGTGTGATTCATAAAAAggaaatttatccaaaatgtttaatattatataaatcttGTAGTGGTAGAGAATGAAGCCGGTGATATCCATAGAATGGGCTCCAACAGAAGCAAAGCCTGACCACCCAGTAGGTGAGTTACTTTTAACTGTATTAATGATATTACTAACACGATGGAAAGACAATTTATAATCTCTTACAGTGGTTTCAAATAAAGTTACAAAAATTGGAAAAAGGTCTATCGGCACCAAGAAGGAGATGAAAGTAACGCGGTTAGAACGATACTAACGTCCCAAAAAAACTTGCTAGTTGCTAATAAACTACTGAGCAGGAGCAACAACAGCTGAACCGGATTTTTCATAACGTAATATGCTTGGTTAActtagcaaaaagaaaaagctTGGTTAAAACCAAAATGACAAAATTTGCTGGATTTTTTGGTGATTTGCTGAATTGTTAGCATTTGGCATAACATTCCccatttgtgtttttgttttagaaCTTTGTTATCTATAtgagttttcaatttttttatggattgattaaaactattaaaatatgtaatttacAGTAGTTCAATTAATTTCAAGTGTTAATAGATGATGTGTGCCATAAGtttgaaatataataaattgatgAAAAGTGATGgataatagatttttttctttttatcaaaaagtgATGGATAA
This Brassica napus cultivar Da-Ae chromosome C6, Da-Ae, whole genome shotgun sequence DNA region includes the following protein-coding sequences:
- the LOC106357337 gene encoding agamous-like MADS-box protein AGL66, translating into MGRVKLEIKRIENNTNRQVTFSKRRNGLIKKAYELSILCDIDIALLMFSPSDRLSLFSGKTRVEDVFTRFINLPDQERENALTFTDQSRRPDFQSKEYLLRTLQQLKTENDIALQLTNPSAINSDVQELEQEVYRLQQQLHMAEEELRKYEPDPSRFTTMEEYEACEKKLIETLTHVTQRREHILSDQLSSYETSAMQHQNMGGPFVNDVAGGWLAENGPIQTQLFDASANSAIYETLLQGSSSSSNQNNNMSECNVTNHNGDMFQEWAQAYTSTTGLNPSALFPPIQHQHGLVDPNIKESEIPVITREAQADHEVSDYDIRMPQLSSQ
- the LOC106354585 gene encoding sulfate transporter 2.2-like isoform X1, which produces MSIEMQSHQAEAAPAEEPLSQWLINMPEPPTMWQEFVGYIRTNVLSKKRNKMKKKPSNQVYSYLKSVFPILIWGRQYKLNMFKKDLMAGLTLASLCIPQSIGYANLAGLDPEYGLYTSVVPPLIYSMMGSSRELAIGPVAVVSLLLSSMVRDLQDPVTDPIAYRKIVFTATFFAGAFQAIFGLFRLGFLVDFLSHAALVGFMAGAAIVIGLQQLKGLFGLSHFTNKTDVISVLSSVFHSLHHPWQPLNFVIGSSFLIFILLARFLGKRNKKLFWIPAMAPLISVILATLIVYLTNADTRGVKIVKTIKPGFNRPSVNQLEFNGPHLGQVAKIGIICAIIALTEAIAVGRSFATIKGYRLDGNKEMMAMGFSNIAGSLTSCYVATGSFSRTAVNFSAGCETVVSNIVMAITVMVSLEVLTRFLYFTPTAILASIILSALPGLIDISGALHIWKLDKLDFLVLVAAFLGVLFASVEIGLLLAVGISFTRIILSSIRPTVEALGRLSKTDIFGDINQYPMATKTQGLLTLRISSPLLCFANANFIRDRILNSIQKVEEEEDDEQEIKRAKVLQVVILDMSCVMGLDTSGVVALEELHQELASNDTHLVIASPRWRVLHKLKLAKLEEKVKKENIFMTVGEAVDFYVRARTTSHDMC
- the LOC106354585 gene encoding sulfate transporter 2.2-like isoform X3, whose translation is MSIEMQSHQAEAAPAEEPLSQWLINMPEPPTMWQEFVGYIRTNVLSKKRNKMKKKPSNQVYSYLKSVFPILIWGRQYKLNMFKKDLMAGLTLASLCIPQSIGYANLAGLDPEYGLYTSVVPPLIYSMMGSSRELAIGPVAVVSLLLSSMVRDLQDPVTDPIAYRKIVFTATFFAGAFQAIFGLFRLGFLVDFLSHAALVGFMAGAAIVIGLQQLKGLFGLSHFTNKTDVISVLSSVFHSLHHPWQPLNFVIGSSFLIFILLARFLGKRNKKLFWIPAMAPLISVILATLIVYLTNADTRGVKIVKTIKPGFNRPSVNQLEFNGPHLGQVAKIGIICAIIALTEAIAVGRSFATIKGYRLDGNKEMMAMGFSNIAGSLTSCYVATGSFSRTAVNFSAGCETVVSNIVMAITVMVSLEVLTRFLYFTPTAILASIILSALPGLIDISGALHIWKLDKLDFLVLVAAFLGVLFASVEIGLLLAVGISFTRIILSSIRPTVEALGRLSKTDIFGDINQYPMATKTQGLLTLRISSPLLCFANANFIRDRILNSIQKVEEEEDDEQEIKRAKVLQVVILDMSFSDR
- the LOC106354585 gene encoding sulfate transporter 2.2-like isoform X2; its protein translation is MSIEMQSHQAEAAPAEEPLSQWLINMPEPPTMWQEFVGYIRTNVLSKKRNKMKKKPSNQVYSYLKSVFPILIWGRQYKLNMFKKDLMAGLTLASLCIPQSIGYANLAGLDPEYGLYTSVVPPLIYSMMGSSRELAIGPVAVVSLLLSSMVRDLQDPVTDPIAYRKIVFTATFFAGAFQAIFGLFRLGFLVDFLSHAALVGFMAGAAIVIGLQQLKGLFGLSHFTNKTDVISVLSSVFHSLHHPWQPLNFVIGSSFLIFILLARFLGKRNKKLFWIPAMAPLISVILATLIVYLTNADTRGVKIVKTIKPGFNRPSVNQLEFNGPHLGQVAKIGIICAIIALTEAIAVGRSFATIKGYRLDGNKEMMAMGFSNIAGSLTSCYVATGSFSRTAVNFSAGCETVVSNIVMAITVMVSLEVLTRFLYFTPTAILASIILSALPGLIDISGALHIWKLDKLDFLVLVAAFLGVLFASVEIGLLLAVGISFTRIILSSIRPTVEALGRLSKTDIFGDINQYPMATKTQGLLTLRISSPLLCFANANFIRDRILNSIQKVEEEEDDEQEIKRAKVLQVVILDMSCVMGLDTSGVVALEELHQD